The sequence GGGGGCGAACAACGCCCCCCTTTCTATCTCGAATCGCGCCCTCAGCGCCCTTTCAGCAGCTCCTTCACCGCATTTCGGATGTCGCTGGGTTCTCGCCCAAGCGAGTCGGCCGCATCGCGCAACTTTACGCTAGCGTCGACGTCGGCGGGCCAATCGGCCTTTTCGAGGATGGAGGAGAGTTCGAGTTCGTATCCCGATGCTATCTCGGCCAGGGAAAAACTTCCCTTGAGCTCGTCCGGGTTCTGAGGTACCTCGGTCGTCCGCAGTCCGGACTGAGTTAAGCCAACGGGAGCTGGAGCGAACGTCTGCCAGTAACCGGCCAGCCTCGATGCCCCGTAGCCGGCGAAGTAGAGTGTCACGCCGAGCAGCCCCACTGACAGGGCGGACATCGCCCTGCCGCCGACCGTCGAGAAGCGCAGGGTCCCGGGCACGGGGCACTCCTCCACACAGCGGCCGCATGCGATGCAGTCCGCGCTCGTCACCCTTTCGACCGACATGGGCGAAAGCCCCATCGGACAGGATCGGTCGCACTTCCCGCACGAGATGCAGGTCTCCTTGTCGCGGGCCACCTTGGTCGGGCTGATCTTCTGGAGAATACCGAGCGCTGCGCCCAGGGGGCAGAGATAGCGGCACCAGAAGCGCTCGATGAAGAGTCCTGCTCCTATCACGATGAAAAAGAGAACGATGTAGCCGCCCGGGGAAGAGGAGATCTCCTCCCAGCCGGAGGACAGGTGCATCCACGCGGCCCACGGGTCGGCCCGGTCGCGCCAGACCAAAGTGCCGGTGGTCCAGGTCGCGTACAGGATCATGCACAGGGTAAAGTACTTCAGCAGCCTCATCCCCCGGTCGAGGGCGGGAGGAAGCTCCATGCGACGGATTCCAAGCCTTCGCGCGGCAAGGTTTGAAAACTCGCCGATGCTCCCCAGCGGGCAGATCGTCCCGCAGAAGACCCTGCCCAGCAGCAGAGTGACGACAGCCACTATGACAAATAGCACCAGCGAGCTGGGCGCGGTTCGCCTTAGCCATTCGCCCGACGTCAGCCAGCTGTGGATCGTTTCCAGCCCGCCGAAGGGACAGAGGGCGTCTACCGTGGGCACTCCGCCCTTCCCCCCGCCAAGCGCCTGGTGCTGATAGCCTACCCATGATATGTACGCCAGAAAACCGAACATGATGCCGTACCTGATGCGCTTCCATGAGAACACCCGATCATCCCCTTTTTTGGAATTTACCGGCAAAAGAATAGCATGCAGGGAGGCGCGTGTCATTGTCGTTTGTT comes from Synergistaceae bacterium and encodes:
- a CDS encoding 4Fe-4S binding protein → MTRASLHAILLPVNSKKGDDRVFSWKRIRYGIMFGFLAYISWVGYQHQALGGGKGGVPTVDALCPFGGLETIHSWLTSGEWLRRTAPSSLVLFVIVAVVTLLLGRVFCGTICPLGSIGEFSNLAARRLGIRRMELPPALDRGMRLLKYFTLCMILYATWTTGTLVWRDRADPWAAWMHLSSGWEEISSSPGGYIVLFFIVIGAGLFIERFWCRYLCPLGAALGILQKISPTKVARDKETCISCGKCDRSCPMGLSPMSVERVTSADCIACGRCVEECPVPGTLRFSTVGGRAMSALSVGLLGVTLYFAGYGASRLAGYWQTFAPAPVGLTQSGLRTTEVPQNPDELKGSFSLAEIASGYELELSSILEKADWPADVDASVKLRDAADSLGREPSDIRNAVKELLKGR